One part of the Drosophila teissieri strain GT53w chromosome 3R, Prin_Dtei_1.1, whole genome shotgun sequence genome encodes these proteins:
- the LOC122622277 gene encoding uncharacterized protein LOC122622277 isoform X1, with amino-acid sequence MKCRGLRLKSCCCCVNLRAGCFFMALFEIFASILGFFVGEDGRFLLMGRTAYMVHFIGSIFLMMSSILQIEVLVVIYLVTNIIHLIFCTVFITDYALSCSFCIFESIPVFFTLVFSLYFWIVAFSYWRRLLWEHNLENDD; translated from the exons ATGAAATGTCGGGGACTTAGGCTGAaatcctgttgctgctgcgtgaATCTACGGGCGGGATGTTTTTTCATGGCGCTTTTCGAGATTTTCGCATCGATCCTGGGGTTCTTTGTTGGCGAAG ATGGCCGTTTTTTACTGATGGGCCGGACTGCCTATATGGTGCACTTTATTGGATCGATTTTTCTGATGATGAGCAGTATCTTG CAGATCGAAGTTCTGGTGGTCATCTATCTGGTGACAAACATAATCCATCTGATCTTTTGCACCGTCTTTATTACCGACTACGCGTTGAGTTGTAGCTTCTGCATTTTTGAATCGATTCCTGTATTTTTTACCCTGG TTTTCAGCCTGTATTTTTGGATAGTGGCTTTTTCCTATTGGCGACGCCTTCTCTGGGAACACAACCTCGAAAACGACGACTGA
- the LOC122622277 gene encoding uncharacterized protein LOC122622277 isoform X3 gives MGRTAYMVHFIGSIFLMMSSILQIEVLVVIYLVTNIIHLIFCTVFITDYALSCSFCIFESIPVFFTLVFSLYFWIVAFSYWRRLLWEHNLENDD, from the exons ATGGGCCGGACTGCCTATATGGTGCACTTTATTGGATCGATTTTTCTGATGATGAGCAGTATCTTG CAGATCGAAGTTCTGGTGGTCATCTATCTGGTGACAAACATAATCCATCTGATCTTTTGCACCGTCTTTATTACCGACTACGCGTTGAGTTGTAGCTTCTGCATTTTTGAATCGATTCCTGTATTTTTTACCCTGG TTTTCAGCCTGTATTTTTGGATAGTGGCTTTTTCCTATTGGCGACGCCTTCTCTGGGAACACAACCTCGAAAACGACGACTGA
- the LOC122622277 gene encoding uncharacterized protein LOC122622277 isoform X2 has protein sequence MKCRGLRLKSCCCCVNLRAGCFFMALFEIFASILGFFVGEDGRFLLMGRTAYMVHFIGSIFLMMSSILIEVLVVIYLVTNIIHLIFCTVFITDYALSCSFCIFESIPVFFTLVFSLYFWIVAFSYWRRLLWEHNLENDD, from the exons ATGAAATGTCGGGGACTTAGGCTGAaatcctgttgctgctgcgtgaATCTACGGGCGGGATGTTTTTTCATGGCGCTTTTCGAGATTTTCGCATCGATCCTGGGGTTCTTTGTTGGCGAAG ATGGCCGTTTTTTACTGATGGGCCGGACTGCCTATATGGTGCACTTTATTGGATCGATTTTTCTGATGATGAGCAGTATCTTG ATCGAAGTTCTGGTGGTCATCTATCTGGTGACAAACATAATCCATCTGATCTTTTGCACCGTCTTTATTACCGACTACGCGTTGAGTTGTAGCTTCTGCATTTTTGAATCGATTCCTGTATTTTTTACCCTGG TTTTCAGCCTGTATTTTTGGATAGTGGCTTTTTCCTATTGGCGACGCCTTCTCTGGGAACACAACCTCGAAAACGACGACTGA
- the LOC122622277 gene encoding uncharacterized protein LOC122622277 isoform X4, which produces MGRTAYMVHFIGSIFLMMSSILIEVLVVIYLVTNIIHLIFCTVFITDYALSCSFCIFESIPVFFTLVFSLYFWIVAFSYWRRLLWEHNLENDD; this is translated from the exons ATGGGCCGGACTGCCTATATGGTGCACTTTATTGGATCGATTTTTCTGATGATGAGCAGTATCTTG ATCGAAGTTCTGGTGGTCATCTATCTGGTGACAAACATAATCCATCTGATCTTTTGCACCGTCTTTATTACCGACTACGCGTTGAGTTGTAGCTTCTGCATTTTTGAATCGATTCCTGTATTTTTTACCCTGG TTTTCAGCCTGTATTTTTGGATAGTGGCTTTTTCCTATTGGCGACGCCTTCTCTGGGAACACAACCTCGAAAACGACGACTGA